DNA sequence from the Coffea arabica cultivar ET-39 chromosome 11c, Coffea Arabica ET-39 HiFi, whole genome shotgun sequence genome:
GAGTGGAGCATGGGTTGAGGACGATGAGGGGATTGCCTCCATGGCAGTCCGGTATTTTTCGGAGCTGTTCTCGGAGCCAGGAGGGGCGTCAGGGGACTTATTGCACCTGATTCCGCGTATTGTCACGGGGGATGATAATGAGACACTTGAAACATGTCCGTCCCTTGAGGAGGTGAAAAGAGTGATCTTTGCTATGGATGGGGACAGTTCGGCAGGCCCAGACGGCTTTACAGGTAAGTTTTTCACTTTTGCATGGGAGGTTATTGCACATGATGTCTATCAAGCAGTGCTGAGTTTTTTCTGTGGGGCGGAGCTGCCTAGATTTATTACTTCTACATCTATTGTTCTAATCCCGAAGGTATCAAATCCTCAGGACTTTTCGAAATATCGGCCTATTAGCCTTtgcaattttattaataaagTGTTATCTAGAATTTTGGCGGATAGGCTTGCGGGGATATTGCCAAAACTGGTGTCACCGCAACAGACGGGTTTTGTCAAGGGTAGGAATATAACTGAGAACTATCTACTGGCCCAGGAATTGATGTCGGGATTTAGACACCGGGCTAGAGGGGGAAATGTAATTTTCAAGTTAGATATGGCTAAAACGTATGACAGAGTCTCGTGGGGTTTCACTGTCGGTGTCTTGCGCAAATTTGGGTTTGGGGAACGATTCATTGACATGGTCTGGAGGTTGGTCTCAAACGTGTAGTTTTCAGTGATTATTAATGAGGCATCACATGGGTTTTTTAAATCTAGTAGAGGTATCCGTCAGGGAGACCCTTTGTCTCCGACTTTATTCGTTATTGGAGCGGAGATATTGTCAAGGGGGCTGAACAGTCTCGCAGCTCAATCTGGCTTTTTGGGTTACACAGTACCCAGGGGATGTCCCCCTGTGACACACCTGGCGTTTGCCGACGATGTTCTGGTCTTTGCGAATGGCTCGGCTACATCCTTGAAGAAAGTCATGCAGATTTTAGAGCAGTACCAGCAAGCTTCTGGCCAGCTGGTGAATGTCCAGAAGTGTAGTTATTTAGTTCACCCATCTATGTCACCATCGCGCCGGAGGGTAATAGAGCGGATAACGGGATTCTCCCGCCAGCAGTTCCCCGTTCGATATCTAGGTTTCCCTCTATATCTGGGAAGGTGCAAATCGGCCTATTATGGGGAGATGTGTCATAAGATTGCCGCACGAATTATATCATGGAAGTCGAAACTATTATCCCCAGGAGGGAGGCTGGTGTTGATCAAGCACGTCCTAACATCCATGCCCATTCATCTCTTATCTGCTGCAGTGGTCCCTGGTGTAATATTTAAAAGCATTGAGAAGCTGTGTTCCAATTTCTTATGGGGCTCATCGCACGAGCAAGTGAAGCACCACTGGATCCGGTGGTCCAATCTATGTTATCCGGTGGAAGAGGGGGGTGGGGTTTCGGCAAGTGAGGGAGGTGTACAACGCATTCTCGTGTAAGTTATGGTGGTGTTTGCGCACAGGATCATCTTTGTGGTCTCAGTTCATGCGGGCAAAGTATTGTAATGGGATCCACCCCTGTCAAGCAACCATCGCTCCGTCTGTGTCGGCAACGTGGCGCCGTATGGTAAGTGTGAGCCGGCATGTAGAATTATCTATATTATGGCTGGTGAATGAGGGGAAGTGCAGTTTCTGGTACGATAACTGGTTGGGGAGTGGGGCACTTTTCCTTAGAGTGGCAGATACGCCGCATGTGTCCTTTGCGGAATTGGTGTGCAATGGGAGCTGGAATATCTATCGGCTGACACAAATATTACCGCCGGAGTGTGTTGCTAATGTGGTACGGCTCCCGGTGCCTCGCAGGGGGTTCCCTGACGAAGCTGTCTGGATGCCTACGACGTCAGGGAAATTTTCTTTAGCATCGGCCTACCAAGAGGTCCGCCAGGTTCGGAATAACTCAATGGCTTTCTCCCGAATCTGGCAATCTAGCATTCCATTGAAAATCTCCTTTTTCATGCACCGAATGCTACTGAGAAGATTGCCCCTAGATGACATTCTGGGACGGATGGGGTTTCAGTTACCGTCCAAATGTTTCTGCTGTGTGCCTGCCACAGGAGAGGAACTTGAGCATGTATTTTCCACGGGACAACTGGCCTCCCAGGTCTGGAGTTACTTCCAAAACATGTGCGGTGTAGTCGTCCAGGGCTCCGAAGTACATGCACGTTTGATTACGTGGTGGCTTTCCCCGGCGTTGTCTCGGCAGCAGAGGTTTGTGTTGGATGTGCTCCCTAGTCTCATTTGCTGGAATATTTGGAAGGCCAGGAATAGAGCGGTCTTTGATGGTATCCAGCCGCAAGGCCAAGGTATTTGTAATATGATCGCTCAGGATGCCAAAGCTGCGTTTGAGATTCGGTTTCAGAAGGAGTTGGGTATGCTGACTTTCCCCCAATTTTATGAGAAGATCTCTTACCCATCCTATGTTTACAATATCAGAGTTGTCCGATGGAAGGGGGGAGGCCAAGGGGTGCTGACACTCAATACCGATGGATGCTCTAAGGGGAATCCGGGTGTGTGTGGAGGAGGGGGGGTGGTCAGGGATTCGAATGGGCATGCTGTGTTTGCGTTCTCGGCGTTCCTTGGAGAGGGCACGAGTCTACGAGCAGAGGCATTGGCTGCCTTGGTTGGCATCCGATTATGTCGTGCGAAGGGAGTTGAACGTCTGGCTATACAAGCTGATTCATTACTGTTGATTGGGATATTACAAGGGCGGCTACATTGCCCCTGGCACATTAAGAGGGAGGTGGAGCAAATATTGAGCCTGGCGGGGGAACGTCCTATTTTCATGCACTGTTATAGGGAATCGAACAAGGTTGCTGACATCTTGTCCAATGAGGGGGTTTCTCACCCGCTAGAAGAGGTTAGGATTTATGACAGTTGGTACACGATTCCGATGCTGGCCAGGGGGGAAATTAGGCTGAACAGATTAGGAGTACCTTCCATTAGAAGAATAAAGGGAACTagggatttggtgtgaaaaacaTGGGCATTGCCCTGTAAGCGACGTAGAAGGTTgtgatgttaaaaaaaaaaaaaaacaaaaaaaaagatctcACCAAAGTTGTTTCAAGTAATACCAAATCAGAATATCGTAAATTAAATCCCATTGAGCACTTAAATCCATATGCATCTATATGATAGTGCATTTCATAAGAATGCAAAATTTACAACTTGTGAAAAATGGGCACTTATATGACGTTTATTATAGACTCAAAATTCTCAATCATAAATTTCAGTGGTGACTCCAAGCACTTTCCATTCCTTTCGCATTCTGAATTTGATATGCCATATTAAATGAGCAATAACAGCATGAAATTATGAGGTATATGAGATGTAACAGCTCTAGGACACACATCATGGCCATAAACACTTATCAATCGAAATATGGATTAGTATCCATATACTAGTATAAACAAGAAACTCACAAGCACAGATAATGGGCATATGATACACGTACAAGCATGTATATCTTTTATTAAAGATAACACATTATCATACAAGCCTCAAGTAGTGTGCAAAACCTTCAATGGCATGCACATAATCTATGAATTGAAAGAGATTTACTTCTTTGTATAAGCATATCAAATTTATCCAAATTAGTGGTTGCAAGTTAGATAGCTAGTCAATCTGGTCAAGCCATATTTCAAAAATTGGCACGAGTCGATCACAAGTTGATTacattaattaatatattaattcttctatatgtttttttttcagttgTGTATTATATATACTTACCATTCTAGCCAATAGACATATTG
Encoded proteins:
- the LOC113716066 gene encoding uncharacterized protein, with amino-acid sequence MTQRNAREYKQVEQGTALEGKTRAAIAVEQNTQVERQQAALAVDVRDAGAGAISARDNAAQCLGAEVRQQVMVADARDGGQVLGTQRAADIFAATMQTAMADDDPNCGQTLGVQKAAEAVAAPGASVTAPASGLTDSAAATGASEDRATMGTVDVAAANLAVVELAPNGGREQAAELGEKRAVDTSGTSSNSAPKVVAGTACDDIPREPQWQEQDIGDGAMVLAEQGSLSAAEEEDLIGAAHPVSAIMVELNIDQADVLDQRDRRTRKKGARAQFPSDRQLRSSLAISQIDSIKLRLPFDSVVVNLSADIWVLFSAPITCTIIGNSSQHITLLVHHPWLPRSLCFSFVHARCTMEERRILWQDLLTDKPTSLPWCVCGDFNVIIDPHEKRGGRPFARAEGMELLSFMEEAEVFDAGFSGSSYTWCNNRRGRERIWKRLDRLLINGAFSDAVSSVSVAHLARHPSDHASLRIGLASRMDNKPRPFRFLNLWTDRKDLLEVIRNAWQLECTGSPLRKLCSKLVKARRVIQEWNKEAFGNIFIAVQRAESDLLAAENRVEEDESGDAQVELQKAQAKLRLALSNEERFWSQKTRVKWLRHGDRNSKYFHATVQQRRVQGAIHRMQNESGAWVEDDEGIASMAVRYFSELFSEPGGASGDLLHLIPRIVTGDDNETLETCPSLEEVKRVIFAMDGDSSAGPDGFTGKFFTFAWEVIAHDVYQAVLSFFCGAELPRFITSTSIVLIPKVSNPQDFSKYRPISLCNFINKVLSRILADRLAGILPKLVSPQQTGFVKGRNITENYLLAQELMSGFRHRARGGNFSVIINEASHGFFKSSRGIRQGDPLSPTLFVIGAEILSRGLNSLAAQSGFLGYTVPRGCPPVTHLAFADDVLVFANGSATSLKKVMQILEQYQQASGQLVNVQKCSYLVHPSMSPSRRRVIERITGFSRQQFPVRYLGFPLYLGRCKSAYYGEMCHKIAARIISWKSKLLSPGGRLVLIKHVLTSMPIHLLSAAVVPGVIFKSIEKLCSNFLWGSSHEQVKHHWIRWSNLCYPVEEGGGVSARSSLWSQFMRAKYCNGIHPCQATIAPSVSATWRRMVSVSRHVELSILWLVNEGKCSFWYDNWLGSGALFLRVADTPHVSFAELVCNGSWNIYRLTQILPPECVANVVRLPVPRRGFPDEAVWMPTTSGKFSLASAYQEVRQVRNNSMAFSRIWQSSIPLKISFFMHRMLLRRLPLDDILGRMGFQLPSKCFCCVPATGEELEHVFSTGQLASQVWSYFQNMCGVVVQGSEVHARLITWWLSPALSRQQRFVLDVLPSLICWNIWKARNRAVFDGIQPQGQGICNMIAQDAKAAFEIRFQKELGMLTFPQFYEKISYPSYVYNIRVVRWKGGGQGVLTLNTDGCSKGNPGVCGGGGVVRDSNGHAVFAFSAFLGEGTSLRAEALAALVGIRLCRAKGVERLAIQADSLLLIGILQGRLHCPWHIKREVEQILSLAGERPIFMHCYRESNKVADILSNEGVSHPLEEVRIYDSWYTIPMLARGEIRLNRLGVPSIRRIKGTRDLV